From the genome of Agrobacterium tumefaciens:
CGCCGCCACACTCATACATGACGTACAAGCGTATTCCACGCCAGAATCTAATAGCCGAAAATTTCGTTTGCTCTATAAATCACTTACGCCGCTTCTTTGCCGTTTCAGCAAGAAAATCTTCGCTGTATCAGATTATTCAGCTGGTGAACTAAGGTCTGTAGTACCGCAAGTTAAAGAAATTGTCACCGTTCACAATGGTTGCGATCATGTCCTGAGGGCGGCTCCGAGTGAAAAACTCATTTACGACCGCCGCTTACCGATAGGTAAGTACTGTGTCGCGCTTGCTAATCCAAAACCTCACAAAAATATCAAAGTGTTGCTTTCAGCATTTTCTGATCCTCGTTTGGCTTCTGTACCACTCGTTTTATTTGGTCCAGGATCCAAAGCTGATTTTGAGAAGGCGGGGATAAATGTACCAAACAATATCGTTTTCGTCGGCCGCGTCGACGATGGTGAACTGGCCGGACTAATCTCTAATGCCGGCTTGCTTGCATTCCCATCTCTAACTGAGGGATTTGGTCTGCCACCGCTGGAGGCCATGGCACTAGGCTGCCCCGTGGTCATAGCACCAAAGGGGTCACTTCCCGAGATTTGCGGAGATTCTGCGCTGCGTGCTGATCCGTTTGTCGCCGAAGAGTGGATCCAAGCGATACGACGTGTCTTGGATACAGAGATCGTTTCATCTCAGCTTCGTGAGAGCGGGTTAGCACGTAGCTCGAGATTTAACTGGGAGAATGCTGCCAGAAAAATAATGACTGATAGTCGGGAGTTGTGGGCTTGACTGCTTTTGGAAAAAGGCTCCGGATCGCGGTGGGGATTGCTACAAGTGGCAGGGCCGAAATCTTAGGCAACGTCGTCTCGACTATAACCGAGCAAACACGGCAACCAGATTCTATATTGATTTGTCCAGCCAAGGCTGAGGATGCCGGGGACGTGCTCAACTCACATCCTGCGATCAAAATTGTACTGGGCCGACCTGGCTTGCCTAACCAACGCAATACTATTCTAAGCCACTGTGATGCGGATTTGCTTCTATTCCTCGACGATGATTTCCTTATGCAACCAGAATACATAGAGGAACTAGAGAAGCTGTTTATAAGCAATCCGGAAGTAGTGGTCGCTACTGGTCTTGTGAAGGCTGACGGCATTAGAGGCCCCGGATTCTCGTTTGAAGAAGGAAGACGTCTTTTGGTAGACCTTCATGTCGACCAGGAGCCTATGCTTCGAGAAACGTATGGCGGATACGGTTGCAACATGGCCCTCAGGCTCGAAACTGTCCGGCAACATGGTTTGGAGTTTGATGAGAACCTACCGTTGTATGCATGGCTAGAAGATATCGATTTTAGTCGGCAATTGGCGAAGTATGGTCGAGTCGTAAAAAGTACTATGTTGCGTGGTGTCCATCTTGGTACTAAGGGATCTGGCCGGTCTAGCGGTATGCGTCTCGGGTACTCTCAGATAGCAAATCCGGTTTATCTCGCGAGAAAAGGTACCCTGTCTTGGGCTTTCTCGATGAAGTACATGAGACGGCAATTCATTGCCAATTGTGTCCGGAGCGTAAAGCCTGAGCCTTGGGTGGACAGGAGGGGAAGGCTTAAGGGCAATATTCTCGCAATTTATGAGGTATTGCGAGGTCGTTCCTCTCCCTCCCGCATACTTGCGTTCAAATGAGGTTTTCTTGGCAATGGTGAGCCGGATCGTTGTTATCAATGACGCTTCCACGGCGCGGGGTGGAGCAACGGGGCTCGCACTCGAATCTGTGCGAGGTTTTTCTCGGCGTTCGATTCCCGTAACCTACATCACAGGTGATAACGGGGATAACGATGAGCTCCGTGAACTTGGTGTGGAGGTCGTTGCTCTAGGGCAAGAACACATACTCAAGCAGTCGAAATTAAACGCTCTGGTAGGAGGTGTTTATAACACGAGCTCCAAGCGAATGGTTGTCGATTGGATTTCGTCGCATGATGACCCCGAAACCGTCTATCATGTTCACGGTTGGTCGAAAATATTGTCACCATCCATTTTTTCAGCCCTCAAAGGTGTGCGTAAACGAACGTTTATACACGCACATGATTTTTTTCTTTCCTGTCCCAACGGCGGGTTCATGAACTACCAGACGGATCAGGCATGTAGTAAGCGAGCAATGAGCCTCGATTGTCTCCTTACGCACTGCGATAAACGCTCATACGGGCAAAAACTCTGGCGAGTGGGGAGGCAAAGTTCAGTTTCTAAGGCATTAGGAGAGCTTTCAAATTGGGCTGGAATCTTGATGATCCACGAGCGTATGGAGAGCTATTTTCTCAGTTACGGATACCCAAAAGAACGACTGAATACTGTTAGGAATCCCGCTCTGCCCTTTAGACGAGACCGAATAGCTGCCGAAAACAACAATGCATTTTTCTTCGTTGGAAGGCTTGAACCGGAGAAGGGGATTGAGGACATCATCGCGGCAGCGAGACTTGTTGGAGTTCCACTCGAGGTTATCGGGGATGGGCCGTTAAGAGAGAGTCTTCAGTCAGCTCATCCAGACCTTCGTTTCCACGGTTGGAAGAGCCGTAAAGAGATAGGTGATTTGTTGCTCAAGGGGAGGGCGCTTGTCATGGCGTCAAGGTACCCGGAGCCATTTGGTTTGGTTGCTGCGGAGGCTTCAATGAGCGGTCTTCCTGTGATTCTGTCCGACACTGCCTTCCTTGCTGAGGAAGTTGAAAAAACTGGGATCGGTTTTTCGGTGCCCCCAATGCAACCTGCGTTGCTCGGTGACGTCATGGTACGTGTCGCGAACTT
Proteins encoded in this window:
- a CDS encoding glycosyltransferase family 4 protein, with amino-acid sequence MVSAKKTKVVINGKFLSAGQTAVHRVAEEYTLAFDRLLARDPEFTRNFDFILAVPPDAIRNLDLSRIEIVTCGLSGGVLWEQVFLPLYSRSALLLNFCNLGPAFKRRAATLIHDVQAYSTPESNSRKFRLLYKSLTPLLCRFSKKIFAVSDYSAGELRSVVPQVKEIVTVHNGCDHVLRAAPSEKLIYDRRLPIGKYCVALANPKPHKNIKVLLSAFSDPRLASVPLVLFGPGSKADFEKAGINVPNNIVFVGRVDDGELAGLISNAGLLAFPSLTEGFGLPPLEAMALGCPVVIAPKGSLPEICGDSALRADPFVAEEWIQAIRRVLDTEIVSSQLRESGLARSSRFNWENAARKIMTDSRELWA
- a CDS encoding glycosyltransferase, translated to MTAFGKRLRIAVGIATSGRAEILGNVVSTITEQTRQPDSILICPAKAEDAGDVLNSHPAIKIVLGRPGLPNQRNTILSHCDADLLLFLDDDFLMQPEYIEELEKLFISNPEVVVATGLVKADGIRGPGFSFEEGRRLLVDLHVDQEPMLRETYGGYGCNMALRLETVRQHGLEFDENLPLYAWLEDIDFSRQLAKYGRVVKSTMLRGVHLGTKGSGRSSGMRLGYSQIANPVYLARKGTLSWAFSMKYMRRQFIANCVRSVKPEPWVDRRGRLKGNILAIYEVLRGRSSPSRILAFK
- a CDS encoding glycosyltransferase family 4 protein, with the translated sequence MVSRIVVINDASTARGGATGLALESVRGFSRRSIPVTYITGDNGDNDELRELGVEVVALGQEHILKQSKLNALVGGVYNTSSKRMVVDWISSHDDPETVYHVHGWSKILSPSIFSALKGVRKRTFIHAHDFFLSCPNGGFMNYQTDQACSKRAMSLDCLLTHCDKRSYGQKLWRVGRQSSVSKALGELSNWAGILMIHERMESYFLSYGYPKERLNTVRNPALPFRRDRIAAENNNAFFFVGRLEPEKGIEDIIAAARLVGVPLEVIGDGPLRESLQSAHPDLRFHGWKSRKEIGDLLLKGRALVMASRYPEPFGLVAAEASMSGLPVILSDTAFLAEEVEKTGIGFSVPPMQPALLGDVMVRVANLPVEELRAMSERAHTKQPGLATSDEEWIDRLLWLYEAAVHKITDFQPA